A stretch of Arcobacter arenosus DNA encodes these proteins:
- a CDS encoding c-type cytochrome, producing the protein MKKIVLGTIIAAASLMAASFAPCAACHGATAEKAALGKSQIIKGWPVEKTVAALKGYKDGSYGGAMKGVMKGQVARLSDADIEDLAKQIAAF; encoded by the coding sequence ATGAAAAAGATTGTTTTAGGAACAATAATCGCTGCTGCATCTTTAATGGCTGCAAGTTTTGCACCATGTGCTGCATGTCACGGAGCTACTGCTGAAAAAGCTGCATTAGGTAAATCACAAATCATTAAAGGTTGGCCAGTTGAAAAAACTGTTGCTGCTTTAAAAGGTTACAAAGATGGATCTTATGGTGGAGCTATGAAAGGTGTTATGAAAGGTCAAGTTGCAAGACTTTCTGATGCTGACATTGAAGATTTAGCAAAACAAATCGCTGCATTTTAA
- the ccoS gene encoding cbb3-type cytochrome oxidase assembly protein CcoS translates to MINDTLFMMLMVGLIVSFAVLGMFIWGAKKGMFDDSEKMMGGLLFDSEDDLNDARRKEEKKKEMNSSVKKEQKKSELP, encoded by the coding sequence ATGATTAACGATACACTTTTTATGATGCTAATGGTTGGACTTATTGTCTCTTTTGCAGTTTTAGGTATGTTTATTTGGGGTGCAAAAAAAGGGATGTTTGATGATAGTGAAAAGATGATGGGTGGTCTTTTATTTGATAGTGAAGATGATTTAAATGATGCAAGAAGAAAAGAGGAAAAGAAAAAAGAGATGAATTCTTCAGTAAAAAAAGAGCAAAAAAAAAGTGAACTACCGTAG